Proteins co-encoded in one Balearica regulorum gibbericeps isolate bBalReg1 chromosome 16, bBalReg1.pri, whole genome shotgun sequence genomic window:
- the RNF114 gene encoding E3 ubiquitin-protein ligase RNF114: MAVAGGGSSSRSPERRHDPLSRFTCPVCLEVYESPVRVPCGHVFCTPCLQECLKPKKPVCGVCRSTLSPGSRALDLEKQIEMTETTCNGCNKKMYLSKMRSHAASCSKYQNYIMEGVKAVTKEPLHNTRNFPNRFTFPCPYCSEKNFDQEGLVEHCKTLHSMDAKQVVCPICASMPWGDPNYRSANFMEHLQRRHRFSYDTFVDYDADEDDMMAQVLMRSLRDK; this comes from the exons ATGGCGGTGGCGGGCGGCGGCTCCTCTTCCCGCTCCCCGGAGCGGCGGCACGACCCGCTGTCGCGCTTCACCTGCCCCGTGTGCCTGGAGGTGTACGAGAGCCCGGTGCGCGTGCCCTGCGGACACGT CTTTTGCACTCCATGCCTGCAGGAATGTCTTAAGCCGAAAAAGCCAGTTTGTGGTGTCTGCCGCAGTACCCTGTCGCCTGGTAGCAGAGCTCTGGACTTGGAAAAGCAAATTGAAATGACAGAAACCACTTGCAATGGCTGCAATAAAAAA ATGTATCTCTCAAAAATGCGTAGCCATGCAGCTTCTTGTTCAAAGTACCAGAATTACATAATGGAAGGTGTGAAAGCTGTAACTAAAGAACCACTTCACAACACCAG GAACTTCCCAAATCGCTTTACCTTTCCTTGTCCATATTGCAGCGAGAAAAACTTTGATCAAGAAGGACTAGTTGAACACTGCAAAACGTTGCACAGCATGGATGCAAAACAAGTG GTTTGCCCAATTTGTGCCTCAATGCCATGGGGAGATCCAAATTACAGGAGTGCTAACTTCATGGAGCACCTTCAAAGACGACATCGCTTTTCGTATGATACTTTTGTG GATTATGATGCTGATGAAGATGATATGATGGCACAGGTTTTGATGCGTTCTTTGCGGGATAAATGA